The DNA window GATTCCCCAACGCGTCATGCCGGCACGCTATCCCGCCCGGCGTCCACCCCCGCAGGATGATCCAACGATCGGGACGCGCGTCGGGCCCGCCCGGGGCCCGGCGTTACGCCACCGCGTCCTGGCCGGCGGCCCGGCGTTGCGCCACCGCGTCCTGGCCGGCGGCCCGGCGTTGCGCCACCGCGTCCTGGCCGGCGGCCCGGCGTTGCGCCACCGCGTCCTGGCCGGCGGCCCGGCGTTGCGCCACCGCGTCCTGGCCGGCGGCCCGGCGTTGCGCCACCGCGTCCTGGCCGGCGGCCCGGCGTTGCGCCACCGCGTCCTGGCCGGCGGCCCGGCGTTGCGCCACCGCGTCCCGGCCGGCGGTCCGGCGTGCGCCGCCACGCCTCGGGCGGAGGGGCCGCCGAGACGTTCGCGCGTCTCCGGTTCTCCGTGGCTCCCTGCCGCCCCATTCGGCGACAACGGAGCGTAAAGGTTGCGCAGAGTCATCGCCTCGGGCGATCTCCAGCGCAGATTCCGACCTCATCGCTCGCTCACCGGACATAAAGGTCGGCCATCGGCCGACAGCCCGCGACCGCGCGGCTGCCTTTGCTCTGCAGCCCTCTACGCAGCGGTCACCGTTGGTTGCTGCTGCGCCAATGGCTGCAGAGCAAAGGTGACGGGGGAGAGACCTGGCGGCGCGGATCACCGCCACGCAGGGTGACAGGAGGGGTTTGTCGCCGGGCGTTCCGTGCCCAGCGGGGCGGTGCGGGGCCGGGCGGGGCCGGGCCGGGCGGGGCGGTGCGGGGCCGGGCGGGGCCGGGCCGGGCGGGGCGGTGCGGGGCCGGGCGAGCTGGCAGGACATGGCGGAGTCGACGCGGGCGCCGCTGGCGGTCCCCAAAGACGGTCGAACCGGGTCCGGTCGGGCGGCGGGATCCGGTCCGGCCGGATCGCCGTACCGGAACTAGGCTCGCGCCATGACGATCGACGGCTTCGCCGCACACCCTGCCCTGGTGGAGCACGCCCGCCGGTTCCAGGCCGAGGGCGGTTTGCCCGCCGTGCCCCGGGTCGCCGCCACCGTGCTGCTGCTCCGCCCGACCGGCGACGACTTCGAGGTCTATCTGATCCGGCGGGTGGCGGCGATGACCTTCGGCGGCATGTACGCCTTCCCCGGCGGCGGGGTGGACCGGTCCGACTCGCAGACGCACCTCGGCTGGGCCGGGCCGGAGCCGGCGGCCTGGGGGGAGCGGTTCCGGCTCGACCCGGCGGACGCGCAGGCGGTGGTCTGCGCCGCCGCCCGCGAGGTGTTCGAGGAGGCGGGCGTGCTGCTGGCCGGCCCGGACGCCGACACCGTGGTCGGCGACGTGAGCGGCGACGACTGGGAGGCCGCCCGGCAGGATCTGGTGGGCCGGCGTACCGGCTTCGCCGACCTGCTGGCCGGGCGTGGGCTCACGCTCCGGTCGGACCTGCTGTTGCCGTGGACCCGGTGGATCACGCCGGAGTTCGAGCCGCGACGCTTCGATACGTACTTCTTCGTCGCCCTGCTGCCCGAGGGGCAGCGGACCCGCGACGTCTCCGGGGAGGCCGACCACACGCTGTGGCTGCGACCGGCGGACGCGCTGGCCCGGGCGGAGGCGGGCGAGCTGACCATGCTGCCGCCGACCATGGTCACGCTCGGCGAGATCGCCGCCGCCGGCGACCTCGCGGGCGTGGCCCGCGCGGCGGCGGAACGAGACCCGGGTACGCCGATCCTCCCGCACATCGAGGACCTGGACGGCCCCGAGCCGCGCTTCCTGCTGCGCTGAGGTTAGGAGGGGCCCCCTGTTATACAGAATGCGTTAACAGGGGGCCCCTCCTTACACCTCAGCCGAAGCGGCCGGTGATGTAGTCCTCGGTCTTCTTCTGGGTGGGGTTGCTGAAGATCTTCTGGGTGTTGTCGTACTCGATCAGGCGGCCCGGGTCGCCGGTCTTCTCGATCGAGAAGAACGCGGTGCGGTCGGACACCCGCGCGGCCTGCTGCATGTTGTGCGTGACGATGATGATGGTGAACTTGTCCTTGAGCTGGAACATCAGATCCTCGATGGCCAGCGTGGAGATCGGGTCCAGCGCCGAGCACGGCTCGTCCATCAGCACCACCTGCGGCTCGACGGCGATGGTGCGGGCGATGCAGAGGCGCTGCTGCTGACCGCCGGAGAGGCCGGCGCCGGGCTTGCCGAGCCGGTCCTTCACCTCGTCCCACAGGTTCGCCGAGCGGAGCGCCTTCTCGGCGGCCTCCTCCAGGATCGACTTGCGCCGCACGCCGTTGAGCCGCAGGCCGGCCACCACGTTGTCGAAGATGCTCATGGTGGGGAACGGGTTCGGCCGCTGGAAGACCATGCCGATCATCCGGCGGACCGCGGTGACGTCCACGTCCCGGTCGTAGATGTCCTGGCCGTCGATGGCCAGGTTGCCCTCGACCCGGGCGCCGGGCAGCACCTCGTGCATCCGGTTGATGGACCGCAGGAACGTCGACTTGCCGCAGCCGGACGGGCCGATGAGGG is part of the Micromonospora sp. WMMD980 genome and encodes:
- a CDS encoding NUDIX domain-containing protein → MTIDGFAAHPALVEHARRFQAEGGLPAVPRVAATVLLLRPTGDDFEVYLIRRVAAMTFGGMYAFPGGGVDRSDSQTHLGWAGPEPAAWGERFRLDPADAQAVVCAAAREVFEEAGVLLAGPDADTVVGDVSGDDWEAARQDLVGRRTGFADLLAGRGLTLRSDLLLPWTRWITPEFEPRRFDTYFFVALLPEGQRTRDVSGEADHTLWLRPADALARAEAGELTMLPPTMVTLGEIAAAGDLAGVARAAAERDPGTPILPHIEDLDGPEPRFLLR
- the pstB gene encoding phosphate ABC transporter ATP-binding protein PstB, which encodes MAKRVEAANVTAYYGGFKAIENINLTVEPKTVTALIGPSGCGKSTFLRSINRMHEVLPGARVEGNLAIDGQDIYDRDVDVTAVRRMIGMVFQRPNPFPTMSIFDNVVAGLRLNGVRRKSILEEAAEKALRSANLWDEVKDRLGKPGAGLSGGQQQRLCIARTIAVEPQVVLMDEPCSALDPISTLAIEDLMFQLKDKFTIIIVTHNMQQAARVSDRTAFFSIEKTGDPGRLIEYDNTQKIFSNPTQKKTEDYITGRFG